A window of Streptomyces sp. Je 1-332 genomic DNA:
GATCCTGCGGACGGCGGAGGCTCACCTCGCGGACCAGGGAGCGACCACGGTCTTCTCCTGGGTGCTCGACGAGCCCGCGAACCGTGCTTTCGCCGCCTCCCGCGGCTACCGCGCGAGCCGCTCGGCCCACTTCCTCCGCCTCGACCTGGCAGGTGGCCCGTTGCCGCCGCGCCAAGAGCTGCCGGATGGGGTGGAGTTGCGTACGGGAGCGGAGCTCGGGGACGACCCGCGCGCCCTCTTCGATCTCGACGCGGAGACCGTGGCGGACGAACCGGGCGATGTGGCCGCGGAGTTCACGGACTACGGGCACTGGCTCGCCGAGACCTGGAACCACCCCCTGGTGAACCGCGAACTGACCACCGTGGCGGTCGTGGACGGCCGTCCCGCCGCCTTCACGCTCGCCCGCACGGACGACGCGTCGCGCTACGCGAGCGGCATGACCGGCACGGGCCGCGCGTTCCGCGGGCGCGGTCTCGCCAAGCTCGCCAAGAACGACTCCCTGCACCGGGCGCGGGCGGCCGGATACACGG
This region includes:
- a CDS encoding GNAT family N-acetyltransferase, with protein sequence MTLLVRALRPGNSPDAEAFAAVRRACVPAMLATAASVRFDLAHAHPDSRYLQLVAEADGEIVGTAQVGIAHDSPEPGQGFANVYVLPERRGLGAGSLILRTAEAHLADQGATTVFSWVLDEPANRAFAASRGYRASRSAHFLRLDLAGGPLPPRQELPDGVELRTGAELGDDPRALFDLDAETVADEPGDVAAEFTDYGHWLAETWNHPLVNRELTTVAVVDGRPAAFTLARTDDASRYASGMTGTGRAFRGRGLAKLAKNDSLHRARAAGYTEAFTGNDAGNEPMLAINKWFGYEICATEVRHVRELG